Proteins found in one Polyodon spathula isolate WHYD16114869_AA chromosome 42, ASM1765450v1, whole genome shotgun sequence genomic segment:
- the LOC121305259 gene encoding von Willebrand factor A domain-containing protein 5A-like codes for MRDCCGLLTLKNEPVPLKGITVQVKVQGFVADVCSTLSYENSESSPVEAVFVFPMEEDSSVYDFHAEIGGVKIQAEIREKQEARDTYDDALSSGQQAFLLEESDESRDVFRLSVGSLPAGQKASVCLSYVTELAVEADGALRYCLPAVLNPRYTPAGSESLTAPVSGASGGPVPYSLSFSAHLASPSGVAQVKSNCDLTPLEYLGGDKTQAQVSLSPGHKFDQDVELLVYYSHPHQPTAILEGGLASATPGSLMGDPLVMLSLYPEFPAAASTPQPSCGEFIFLVDRSGSMDCPMSSMESGPMRIESARDTLLLLLKSLPLGCFFNIYGFGSHFEAFFPESVAYTQQTMDDALGKVKGMGADFGGTEILEPLKDIYSKACRPGHPRQLFVFTDGEVGNTKDVISEVKKHAGTHRCFTFGIGEGASTALIKGMARAGSGHPEFITGQDRMQPKVMQSLRFALQPAVNNIVLDWDVPAGLEVVPVSETPKVLFRGHRSILYAQLKGKFDESALGRASLQYSLGDEPHKTEISFKLQPDKHTGLTTHRLAARTLIRSLEEGGSVEGEGGDKVKERVVKISTEARVISTHTAFVAVNKDLNQAVQGPLIHRNIRARMMYCAMPQVAMFCDDQNDLMHMDSGFNAMSYDTAPEPEVKDPVLTLISLQRADGSWELNESLVSVFEKTEQEAIGKMPAEVSDRAVWATVLALLWLHGFRADLKEEWEFLAMKALSWVKAQAGASLKSCLEAGNSLLGSKVEPQTLSL; via the exons ATGAGAGACTGTTGTGGGCTTTTGACGTTGAAAAATGAACCAG tgcctCTGAAGGGGATCACTGTGCAGGTGAAGGTCCAAGGCTTTGTAGCGGATGTCTGCTCCACTCTCAGCTATGAGAACTCAGAGTCCAGCCCGGTGGAGGCTGTCTTCGTGTTTCCCATGGAGGAGGACTCCTCGGTCTACGACTTCCACGCCGAGATCGGGGGGGTCAAAATCCAAGCTGAGATCCGAGAGAAACAGGAG GCGCGTGACACCTATGACGACGCCTTGAGCAGCGGACAGCAAGCCTTCCTATTGGAGGAGAGCGATGAGAGCCGGGACGTGTTCAGGCTGAGCGTGGGCAGTCTGCCCGCGGGTCAGAaagcgtctgtctgtctgtcctacgTGACAGAGCTGGCTGTGGAAGCGGACGGGGCTCTGAGATACTGCCTGCCTGCCGTCCTGAACCCCCGATACACCCCTGCTG GCTCTGAgtccctgactgctccagtgtcCGGAGCCTCTGGAGGGCCGGTGCCCTACTCTCTATCTTTCAGTGCCCACCTCGCCTCTCCCAGTGGAGTCGCCCAGGTGAAATCCAACTGTGACCTCACGCCTCTGGAGTACCTCGGAGGCGACAAGACCCAGGCCCAG gtctcgCTGTCTCCAGGTCACAAGTTTGATCAGGATGTGGAGCTGCTGGTTTACTACAGCCACCCCCACCAGCCCACCGCTATTCTGGAGGGGGGGCTCGCCTCGGCCACACCCG GCTCACTGATGGGGGACCCGCTGGTGATGCTCAGCCTCTACCCAGAATTCCCTGCGGCTGCGTCGACGCCCCAGCCCAGCTGTGGAGAATTCATCTTCCTGGTGGATCGCTCGGGCAGCATGGACTGTCCAATGAGCAGCATGGAGTCGGGGCCAATGCGCATTGAGAGCGCCCGG GACACCCTGCTGCTTCTTCTCAAGAGCCTGCCCCTGGGCTGTTTCTTCAATATCTACGGCTTTGGGTCACACTTCGAGGCGTTCTTCCC gGAGAGTGTTGCGTACACTCAGCAGACGATGGACGATGCTCTGGGGAAGGTGAAAGGGATGGGAGCTGATTTTGGAGGGACGGAGATCCTGGAGCCACTGAAAGACATTTACAGCAAAGCCTGCCGACCAGGACACCCCAGACAG CTGTTTGTCTTCACAGACGGAGAAGTAGGGAACACAAAAGATGTCATCAGTGAAGTCAAGAAGCATGCTGGCACACACAG GTGCTTCACATTTGGGATTGGAGAAGGAGCCTCCACGGCTCTGATCAAAGGCATGGCACGGGCAGGATCAGGTCACCCTGAGTTCATTACGGGCCAGGACAGGATGCAGCCCAAG GTGATGCAGAGTCTGAGATTCGCACTCCAGCCCGCTGTCAATAACATTGTCCTTGACTGGGACGTCCCGGCTGGACTGGAGGTTGTTCCTGTGTCCGAAACGCCAAAGGTCCTCTTTCGGGGTCATAGGTCAATCCTGTACGCGCAGCTCAAAGGAAAG tttgaCGAGAGTGCGTTGGGTCGAGCGAGTCTTCAGTACAGTCTGGGAGACGAGCCCCACAAAACAGAGATCAGCTTCAAACTGCAGCCGGACAAGCACACTGG ACTGACGACTCACCGCCTGGCCGCACGGACTCTGATCCGCTCCCTGGAGGAAGGAGGGAGCGTGGAGGGAGAGGGCGGAGACAAGGTGAAGGAGAGAGTGGTGAAGATTAGCACGGAGGCCCGAGTCATCTCAACGCACACGGCCTTCGTCGCTGTGAACAAGGACCTGAATCAGGCTGTGCAGGGACCTCTGATCCACAGGAACATCAGGGCACGAA TGATGTATTGCGCCATGCCGCAGGTGGCGATGTTTTGTGATGATCAGAATGATTTGATGCATATGGATAGCGGTTTCAATGCCATGTCATATGATACTGCACCAGAGCCAG AGGTGAAGGACCCCGTGCTAACGCTGATCTCCCTGCAGAGAGCCGACGGCTCCTGGGAGCTCAACGAATCGCTCGTTTCTGTGTTTGAGAAGACGGAGCAAGAAGCCATCGGCAAAATGCCAGCCGAG GTGAGTGACAGGGCCGTGTGGGCGACGGTGCTGGCGTTGCTATGGCTACACGGCTTCAGGGCGGATCTAAAGGAGGAGTGGGAGTTCCTGGCAATGAAAGCGCTCTCCTGGGTCAAAGCACAAGCAG GGGCCAGTTTGAAGTCGTGTCTGGAAGCAGGGAACAGTCTCCTTGGCTCCAAGGTGGAGCCACAGACACTCTCTCTGTGA